A section of the Zygosaccharomyces rouxii strain CBS732 chromosome B complete sequence genome encodes:
- the PHB2 gene encoding prohibitin subunit PHB2 (similar to uniprot|P50085 Saccharomyces cerevisiae YGR231C PHB2 Possible role in aging mitochondrial protein prohibitin homolog homolog of mammalian BAP37 and S. cerevisiae Phb1p): protein MNKPGDFQKFAKVFQQQLSRVQQSGGRRGPGGPPNSPRGALGAAGALLALGGGAFFFNNALFNVDGGHRAIVYSRIGGVSSRIYPEGTHLLLPWFETPVVYDVRAKPRNVASLTGTKDLQMVNITCRVLSRPDVGQLPVIYRTLGLDYDERVLPSIVNEVLKAVVAQFNASQLITQREKVSRLIRENLVRRASRFNILLDDVSITYMTFSPEFTAAVESKQIAQQDAQRAAFVVDRALQEKQGLVVKAQGDAKSAELIGEAIRKSKDYVELKRLDTAREIAQILSRSPNRVVLDNEALLLNTVVDNRSKK from the coding sequence ATGAACAAACCAGGAGATTTCCAGAAGTTTGCCAAGGTATTTCAACAGCAGTTATCTCGTGTACAACAGAGCGGTGGTAGACGTGGACCTGGTGGTCCACCAAATTCCCCTCGTGGAGCACTCGGTGCAGCAGGTGCACTACTAgctcttggtggtggtgcattcttcttcaataatgCGTTGTTTAATGTTGATGGTGGTCATAGAGCTATTGTCTATTCCCGTATTGGTGGTGTTTCCTCTAGAATTTATCCTGAAGGTACACATCTCCTCCTACCGTGGTTTGAAACACCTGTGGTTTACGACGTGAGAGCTAAACCACGTAACGTTGCATCCCTGACTGGTACTAAAGATTTGCAAATGGTTAACATAACTTGCAGAGTTCTTTCACGTCCAGATGTCGGACAGTTACCAGTTATCTACCGTACATTGGGTCTTGATTACGATGAAAGAGTTTTACCATCTATTGTGAACGAAGTTTTGAAGGCCGTCGTTGCACAGTTCAATGCATCTCAGTTGATTACCCAGAGAGAGAAAGTTTCCAGATTAATTCGTGAGAACTTAGTTCGTCGTGCCAGCAGATTTAATATCCTTTTAGATGATGTTTCCATTACCTACATGACATTTTCACCTGAATTTACGGCTGCAGTGGAGTCTAAGCAAATCGCTCAACAAGATGCCCAAAGAGCCGCATTCGTTGTGGACCGTGCACTACAAGAGAAGCAAGGTTTGGTTGTTAAAGCTCAAGGTGATGCCAAGTCCGCGGAACTAATTGGTGAGGCGATCAGAAAATCAAAGGATTACGTcgaattgaaaagattagaTACCGCTAGAGAAATCGCACAAATTTTGTCACGCTCACCAAACAGAGTGGTTCTTGACAACGAAGCTCTCTTGTTGAATACTGTCGTTGATAACAGATCaaagaaataa
- the BNS1 gene encoding Bns1p (some similarities with uniprot|P50084 Saccharomyces cerevisiae YGR230W), with protein sequence MENAKTVPVPSTSLHRSMFKKHAYKVAKSRLMRSKFASPTDRLLSPCSQKLNDHRSKLFKTKSNPTKLQFSKNECEEDW encoded by the coding sequence ATGGAAAACGCCAAGACAGTCCCCGTGCCATCCACTTCCTTACACAGATCAATGTTTAAGAAACATGCCTACAAAGTCGCAAAATCAAGACTAATGAGAAGCAAATTCGCATCACCAACTGACAGGTTGTTATCACCATGTTCACAAAAACTGAACGATCATCGCTCCAAGCTTTTCAAAACGAAATCAAACCCAACCAAGTTGcagttttcaaaaaatgaGTGTGAAGAGgattggtaa
- the SMI1 gene encoding Smi1p (similar to uniprot|P32566 Saccharomyces cerevisiae YGR229C SMI1 Protein involved in (1 3)-beta-glucan synthesis possibly through regulation of cell wall glucan and chitin synthesis chromatin binding protein 57 kDa nuclear protein): protein MNVLKKKWNELMYSLNSEDHYAEYNPRDPVAFNMGRRANNAISGSRVRLTASTDELHDEEMGFGMDDGGEEINIDEFSSSDNSGVSEALLAWRHIELWTTEHNPDLNATLGDPCTQNDLNNAEEDLAVALPSAVKVSFRVHDGQEDLESLSGTSGLIYGLQLMSLDQVVEMTEKWRSVAKGIVRQAQASAAAAVAAQQQQEALLKQQQLDQQNPNKHQQSLQTLQYQQRLREKNLRSSAYPNFEDPRRRQFKLPHIPEQRSVPVNCIQPVYANPAWIPLVTDHAGNHIAVDLAPAPGGKYAQIIIFGRDFDTKYVIADNWGDFLLMFANDLEAGNWYLVDDNDDFLSGDGELAFRDKKTNGPVLDYLEVLKRRAIQRARELSQSQVPSNEDPQPQQPQQQRSHSFLDNDSLDDSNNTVTHKDLPEFADLGKESLQETSASTNTKVTEEAKETPKETPKEEPKEEPREKVKEELKEAPKEEPKETPKETPKEESKKEPKEEPKEELKEEPKETPKETPKETPKEAPKEEPKKEPKETPKETPKETPKEEPKKESKESTQETQSQEVENAQTGKETKDPSKEQKASPEEHKPNPETVEQKADKKSEDEVKELKEEFENVAL from the coding sequence ATGAACGTTCTCAAGAAAAAGTGGAATGAGTTGATGTACTCGTTGAATTCAGAGGATCATTATGCTGAGTACAATCCTCGTGATCCAGTTGCATTTAATATGGGTCGCAGGGCTAACAATGCGATTAGTGGATCGAGAGTGAGATTGACCGCCAGCACAGATGAATTACACGATGAAGAAATGGGATTTGGCATGGAcgatggtggtgaagagaTAAACATTGACGAATTCTCTTCGAGTGACAATAGTGGTGTTAGTGAAGCACTTTTAGCATGGAGACACATTGAGCTTTGGACCACTGAGCACAATCCTGATCTGAATGCGACTTTGGGTGACCCATGTACTCAAAATGATCTTAATAAcgcagaagaagatttagcAGTTGCTTTACCATCTGCGGTTAAGGTTTCATTCAGAGTCCATGATGGTCAAGAAGATCTGGAGTCGCTATCGGGAACTTCGGGTCTAATCTACGGACTACAATTGATGTCACTGGATCAAGTCGTTGAAATGACTGAAAAATGGAGAAGTGTTGCTAAGGGAATCGTTAGACAGGCACAAGCATCTGCAGCAGCAGCCGTAGCAGCtcagcaacaacaagaagcaCTATTAAAGCAGCAGCAACTAGATCAACAGAATCCAAACAAGCATCAACAAAGTCTACAAACTCTTCAATATCAGCAGAGATTGAGAGAGAAGAATCTAAGATCATCTGCatatccaaattttgaagatccAAGAAGGAGACAGTTTAAATTACCACATATTCCAGAACAGAGGTCCGTTCCAGTAAATTGTATACAACCAGTTTATGCTAACCCTGCCTGGATACCATTAGTCACAGATCATGCTGGTAATCACATTGCAGTTGACCTGGCACCTGCCCCTGGTGGTAAGTATGCTCAAATTATTATCTTTGGAAGAGATTTTGATACCAAATACGTCATTGCTGATAATTGGGGGGACTTCCTTTTAATGTTTGCCAACGATTTAGAAGCTGGTAATTGGTACTTGGTCgatgataacgatgatTTCTTATCGGGCGATGGTGAATTAGCCTTTAGAGATAAAAAGACCAATGGTCCAGTATTAGATTATTTGGAGGtcttgaaaagaagagcaATTCAAAGAGCAAGAGAATTATCTCAATCTCAAGTCCCATCGAATGAAGATCCtcaaccacaacaaccacaacagcaaAGAAGTCATTCTTTCCTAGATAATGATTCTTTAGACGATTCCAATAATACTGTAACACACAAGGATTTACCAGAGTTTGCAGATCTAGGTAAAGAATCTTTACAAGAGACATCAGCAAGCACAAACACGAAGGTGACAGAAGAAGCCAAGGAAACTCCAAAGGAAACTCCAAAGGAGGAGCCAAAGGAAGAGCCAAGGGAAAAAGTAAAGGAAGAACTAAAGGAGGCTCCAAAGGAGGAGCCAAAGGAAACTCCAAAGGAAACTCCAAAGGAGGAATCAAAGAAGGAACCAAAGGAGgaaccaaaggaagaacTAAAGGAGGAGCCAAAGGAAACTCCAAAGGAAACTCCAAAGGAAACACCAAAGGAAGCTCCAAAGGAGGAGCCAAAGAAGGAGCCAAAGGAAACACCAAAGGAAACACCAAAGGAAACTCCAAAGGAggaaccaaagaaggaatCAAAGGAATCAACCCAAGAGACTCAGTCACAAGAAGTTGAAAATGCACAGACTGGAAAAGAAACCAAAGATCCTTCGAAAGAACAAAAAGCAAGCCCTGAAGAGCACAAGCCTAACCCAGAGACAGTTGAACAAAAAGCAGATAAAAAATCAGAGGATGAAGTTaaagagttgaaagaagaatttgaaaatgtaGCTTTGTGA
- the DIE2 gene encoding dolichyl-P-Glc:Glc(2)Man(9)GlcNAc(2)-PP-dolichol alpha-1,2- glucosyltransferase (similar to uniprot|P50076 Saccharomyces cerevisiae YGR227W DIE2 Dolichyl-phosphoglucose-dependent glucosyltransferase of the ER functions in the dolichol pathway that synthesizes the dolichol-linked oligosaccharide precursor for N-linked protein glycosylation has a role in regulation of ITR1 and INO1), which produces MSAASTGSEEKPQEDENVLEGVTQIVGPGVQRDLQTEVVLSFVVNLLLYVVLVIYFVATFYYATSKIVPYEFIDEKFHVGQTIEYITGHWRSWNPKITTPPGLYLLGWLNYKWCSFFTSWSTLTILRLVNLFGGVVVLPITVLRPLFLFNAIGFWPVALMSFPLLTSFYYLYYTDLWSTIFILQSLTCVLTLPFGTNGSIWASSILAGLSCLFRQTNIVWTGFIMVVAIERRAVIQKQFNSNNANNYLKFFIHAIDEFGTLVQPYAVNFFVFFLYLVWNRSITLGDKSNHSAGFHLAQLFYCYLFIAFFSVPLWFSSSFLKIYKNRLLQNPIRYLVEILGIMLVIRFFTKVHPFILADNRHFAFYIFKRFLGNPSKMVKYLMMSPIYHFVTYSYFETFRPSEMVFENVAPIPVKDPIDLPIQLSHVSWTALIACTFVTIVPSPLFEPRYYILPYMFWRLFLTCNAEPLWGEVVPAPQGQPPVTVSSTKRLALEFFWFMLINFFTFYIFKNRPVVWEDEPFLQRIIW; this is translated from the coding sequence ATGTCTGCTGCTAGTACTGGTAGTGAAGAGAAACCTCAAGAGGATGAGAACGTTCTTGAGGGCGTTACACAGATAGTTGGACCTGGGGTACAAAGAGACTTACAGACTGAGGTGGTACTGAGCTTTGTGGTGAACTTGCTATTATATGTGGTTCTGGTAATTTATTTCGTGGCAACTTTCTACTATGCTACTAGTAAGATAGTTCCCTATGAGTTTATCGATGAGAAATTCCATGTAGGTCAAACTATAGAGTACATCACGGGCCATTGGAGGTCGTGGAATCCCAAGATTACTACACCACCTGGTCTTTATCTGCTAGGATGGTTGAACTACAAATGGTGTAGttttttcacttcttgGAGTACACTGACTATTTTGAGATTAGTAAATCTCTTTGGTGGTGTCGTCGTTCTACCGATAACCGTGTTAAGACCATTGTTTTTATTCAATGCCATTGGATTCTGGCCAGTGGCACTAATGAGTTTCCCACTGCTGACAAGTTTCTATTACTTATATTACACAGATCTCTGGTCTACAATTTTCATTCTACAGTCCCTTACATGTGTCTTAACATTGCCCTTTGGTACAAACGGTAGCATATGGGCAAGTAGCATACTAGCTGGGCTAAGTTGTCTGTTTAGACAAACGAATATCGTATGGACCGGATTTATCATGGTAGTAGccattgaaagaagagCGGTTATTCAAAAACAGTTTAATTCCAATAATGCTAATAACTacctgaaatttttcatccatGCAATTGATGAGTTTGGGACTTTGGTACAACCTTATGCTGttaatttctttgtatttttcctttattTGGTTTGGAACAGGTCGATTACCTTAGGTGATAAATCCAACCACTCTGCAGGGTTCCATTTAGCCCAACTATTTTACTGTTATCTGTTTATTGCATTCTTCAGTGTTCCCCTGTGGTTTTCTTCGAGTTTCTTAAAAATATACAAGAACAGACTACTCCAGAATCCAATTCGATATCTGGTAGAGATTTTGGGGATTATGCTAGTCATTAGGTTTTTCACTAAAGTTCATCCATTCATTTTGGCGGATAATAGACATTTTGCATTttacattttcaaaaggtttcTAGGGAATCCGAGTAAAATGGTCAAGTATTTGATGATGTCCCccatttaccattttgtCACATATTcatattttgaaactttcaGACCAAGTGAAATGGTTTTCGAAAATGTGGCACCCATTCCAGTTAAGGACCCTATCGATTTACCAATACAGTTGAGTCATGTTTCATGGACAGCTCTCATAGCTTGTACATTTGTTACGATTGTTCCATCACCATTATTTGAACCTCGTTATTACATTTTACCGTACATGTTTTGGAGATTGTTTTTAACCTGCAATGCAGAACCGCTATGGGGGGAGGTTGTACCGGCGCCACAGGGCCAACCGCCCGTAACAGTTTCGTCAACAAAGAGACTGGCATTAGAATTCTTTTGGTTCATGTtgattaattttttcactttttaCATCTTCAAGAATCGTCCTGTGGTTTGGGAAGATGAACcatttttacaaagaatAATATGGTAG
- the MTC6 gene encoding Mtc6p (similar to uniprot|P38849 Saccharomyces cerevisiae YHR151C hypothetical ORF) codes for MNGLLLILLVYITVWRPRPCQCIQERDIQRDVEDLPSVSYQVQYGIRSQRDLMANVPIDQVPMIGVNIFDAFLKNGRNNDSRALLSFMELMQHGVQSFTVDLEPRNSQWMLKKSNISFTRFLNVFQTYVNGSDNNLSANMLVLLLKISPGNESNSTGTGKNGSNLTRILDQSFGRQRIYTPDDLDYDREYGRTFSTFGANSVGWPILGSFLYDKKRRVILMEVTNHLVYQNTPYIFNGSSILHLDEGNATLGIPTTVDQIQNLSSISWKFLEASFTTTDIKQYVDIGYNPVITNEYSVGDFGDIYQLLNLTILWSWKPDQPKTIQSSDSAREHQLIAYNCAALHYTSANFSASWDVENCYAIHKGLCKHRFNDYIWVISKGHDNYFGFDSHSESKCPEDYYFSLPKTPLEQLAITQYLRNTSSEDALFWIDMNSVSVNDCWVTGGPDATCPYQRSVSKRNFVAMLTPVTVCSFVILCVVFYLNVLHVPIHNNRKSWRRIITEVSKWEVDGVPS; via the coding sequence ATGAATGGATTACTGCTGATACTGCTTGTATACATTACGGTATGGAGGCCTCGACCTTGCCAATGTATACAAGAGAGGGATATACAGAGGGATGTAGAGGATTTACCAAGTGTTTCCTACCAGGTCCAATATGGAATACGATCTCAGAGAGACTTAATGGCAAACGTTCCTATTGATCAAGTACCTATGATCGGTGTTAATATATTCGatgcatttttgaagaacgGTAGAAATAACGACTCTAGAGCTTTGTTAAGTTTTATGGAATTAATGCAGCATGGCGTACAAAGTTTTACTGTAGATTTAGAACCAAGGAATAGTCAATGGATGCTGAAAAAGAGCAATATATCATTTACTAGATTTTTAAATGTATTCCAAACATATGTGAATGGTAGTGATAATAATTTGTCCGCTAATATGcttgtattattattaaaaatttcacctgGTAATGAGAGTAATTCTACTGGTACAGGGAAAAATGGATCGAACCTAACCCGTATATTAGATCAAAGCTTCGGTAGACAAAGAATTTATACACCGGATGATTTGGATTACGATCGAGAATATGGACGAACTTTTAGCACATTTGGTGCCAATAGCGTTGGCTGGCCAATTCTAGGGTCCTTCTTATACGATAAAAAGAGACGTGTGATTTTAATGGAAGTTACCAATCATTTAGTTTATCAAAATACCCCCTATATCTTCAACGGTTCATCGATTTTACATTTGGATGAAGGAAATGCAACTCTGGGGATACCGACAACTGTGGaccaaattcaaaatttatcaagTATTAGTTGGAAATTCCTAGAGGCTTCATTTACTACTACAGACATTAAACAATACGTGGATATTGGTTATAACCCAGTAATAACAAATGAATACAGCGTAGGCGATTTCGGTGATATTTATCAACTGTTAAACCTTACAATTCTATGGTCCTGGAAACCCGATCAGCCAAAGACTATACAATCGAGTGACAGTGCTCGAGAACATCAATTAATTGCCTATAATTGTGCTGCACTCCACTACACATCTGCAAATTTCTCTGCATCTTGGGATGTAGAAAATTGTTATGCAATACACAAAGGACTTTGTAAACACAGGTTTAACGATTACATTTGGGTAATTAGCAAGGGTCATGATAAttattttggatttgatagTCATTCAGAATCCAAATGTCCCGAGgattattatttttctttaccaAAGACGCCATTAGAGCAATTGGCCATTACACAATATTTGAGAAATACTTCTTCAGAGGATGCTCTTTTTTGGATTGATATGAATTCAGTTTCCGTCAACGATTGTTGGGTCACAGGTGGCCCTGACGCAACTTGCCCCTATCAGCGTTCAGTCTCTAAAAGAAACTTCGTCGCCATGCTTACGCCGGTAACGGTTTGCTCATTTGTCATTCTATGTGTGGTCTTCTATTTGAACGTTCTGCATGTTCCCATTCATAACAATAGGAAAAGTTGGAGGCGAATCATTACTGAAGTTTCTAAATGGGAGGTGGACGGCGTTCCATCATGA